Proteins co-encoded in one Cupriavidus nantongensis genomic window:
- the galU gene encoding UTP--glucose-1-phosphate uridylyltransferase GalU produces MTSRVSKAVFPVAGLGTRFLPATKASPKEMLPVVDKPLIQYAVEEAMAAGITEMIFVTGRSKRAIEDHFDKAFELEVELEAKNKRALLDVVRSIKPANVECFYVRQSEALGLGHAVLCAAKLVGDAPFAVMLADDLIDGSPPVMKQMVDAYDHYNCSVLGVEEILPEQSRSYGVVEGREWGEGVIKVSGIVEKPAPEEAPSNLGVVGRYILTPRIFDHLRALKPGAGGEFQLTDAIQSLLSQEQVLAYRYQGTRYDCGSKLGYLKATVEYALKHQETGAQFRRYLEEREPQLIHSLAA; encoded by the coding sequence ATGACAAGTCGCGTTAGCAAGGCCGTCTTCCCGGTCGCAGGCCTGGGCACCCGCTTCCTGCCGGCCACCAAGGCCAGCCCCAAGGAAATGCTGCCGGTGGTGGACAAGCCGCTGATCCAGTACGCCGTGGAAGAAGCCATGGCCGCCGGCATCACCGAGATGATCTTCGTCACCGGCCGCTCCAAGCGCGCCATCGAGGACCACTTCGACAAGGCCTTCGAACTCGAGGTGGAACTCGAAGCCAAGAACAAGCGCGCGCTGCTGGACGTGGTGCGCTCGATCAAGCCGGCCAACGTCGAATGCTTCTACGTGCGCCAGTCCGAAGCGCTGGGCCTGGGCCATGCGGTGCTGTGCGCGGCCAAGCTGGTGGGCGACGCGCCGTTCGCGGTGATGCTGGCCGACGACCTGATCGACGGCAGCCCGCCGGTGATGAAGCAGATGGTCGATGCCTACGACCACTACAACTGCTCGGTGCTGGGCGTCGAAGAGATCCTGCCAGAGCAGAGCCGCTCCTACGGCGTGGTCGAGGGCCGCGAGTGGGGCGAAGGCGTGATCAAGGTATCCGGCATCGTCGAAAAGCCCGCGCCGGAAGAAGCCCCGTCCAACCTCGGCGTGGTCGGCCGCTACATCCTGACACCACGCATCTTCGACCACCTGCGCGCACTGAAGCCCGGCGCCGGCGGCGAGTTCCAGCTGACCGACGCGATCCAGTCGCTGCTGAGCCAGGAACAGGTGCTGGCCTATCGCTACCAGGGCACGCGCTATGACTGCGGCAGCAAGCTGGGCTACCTGAAGGCGACCGTCGAATACGCGCTCAAGCACCAGGAGACCGGCGCGCAGTTCCGCCGCTACCTGGAGGAGCGCGAGCCCCAGCTGATCCACAGCCTGGCGGCCTGA